From Chryseobacterium salivictor, a single genomic window includes:
- a CDS encoding tetratricopeptide repeat protein: MKTNFSILFIFLSVSVCFGQSRREIKRQGLAAFNNEDFMTAKVNYLKLLEKGEKTWETYTILGDCEFQTGNPDEALSYYGKAQEKNPVYLGLYLRIGTVLRQQKKFDEAIMSFRKMTVTNPKSPQVYNIIASTYYEKGDYKETLDEINTMVQMVGENLDSSFGRSMSYIKLNQIPEACVELEKADRFDTENQNKEIDVMKAQFCSK; encoded by the coding sequence ATGAAAACAAATTTTAGTATTCTCTTCATATTCCTCTCGGTTTCGGTTTGTTTTGGACAGTCCAGGAGAGAAATAAAACGGCAGGGTTTAGCTGCTTTTAATAATGAAGATTTTATGACCGCAAAAGTAAATTATCTTAAATTACTGGAGAAAGGCGAGAAGACCTGGGAGACTTATACAATTTTGGGAGATTGCGAATTTCAAACTGGGAATCCCGATGAAGCGTTAAGCTATTACGGAAAAGCCCAGGAAAAAAATCCTGTTTATCTGGGACTTTATTTGCGGATAGGAACGGTTTTGAGGCAACAAAAGAAATTTGACGAAGCGATAATGAGTTTTCGGAAAATGACGGTTACCAATCCGAAGAGTCCGCAAGTTTATAATATAATTGCAAGCACTTATTATGAAAAGGGAGATTATAAGGAAACTTTAGATGAAATCAATACCATGGTGCAAATGGTTGGTGAAAATCTGGATTCCAGTTTTGGACGAAGCATGTCTTATATTAAATTAAATCAAATTCCGGAAGCCTGCGTTGAACTGGAAAAAGCAGACCGGTTTGATACAGAGAATCAAAACAAAGAAATCGATGTTATGAAAGCACAGTTTTGCTCGAAATAA
- a CDS encoding SCO family protein — MKNLIVALFSAIFLFSCSEKQEPQTAKKETSAGSIFMLDSKWQNQDGKELQLKDLKGKNLVVVMIFTSCTTACPILVADMQKIESKIDKNKLKETTMVLVSIDPENDTPEVLKAYAKQRNMDGEPWLFLRSDKESVRELANVLAVKYKKISPIVFSHSNIISVFNKNGEMVSQVEGTVKSEEIAQTVNGLN; from the coding sequence ATGAAAAATTTAATTGTAGCTTTATTTTCAGCGATATTCCTTTTTTCCTGTTCTGAAAAACAAGAACCTCAAACTGCAAAAAAAGAAACTTCTGCAGGATCCATATTTATGTTGGATTCAAAATGGCAAAACCAGGACGGTAAAGAACTTCAGCTAAAAGATTTAAAAGGTAAAAACTTAGTTGTCGTCATGATATTTACAAGTTGTACAACGGCTTGCCCCATTTTGGTTGCAGATATGCAGAAGATCGAATCGAAAATCGACAAGAATAAACTGAAAGAAACCACCATGGTTTTAGTTTCCATTGATCCGGAAAATGACACACCGGAAGTCTTAAAAGCCTATGCCAAACAAAGAAATATGGATGGTGAACCCTGGCTTTTCTTAAGAAGTGACAAAGAATCTGTACGTGAATTAGCAAATGTTCTTGCCGTAAAATACAAGAAAATTTCGCCGATCGTTTTCTCCCACTCCAACATCATTTCGGTCTTTAATAAAAATGGCGAAATGGTGAGTCAGGTTGAAGGAACCGTGAAATCCGAAGAAATAGCACAAACCGTAAATGGCCTGAATTAA